Proteins encoded within one genomic window of Minwuia thermotolerans:
- a CDS encoding TRAP transporter small permease subunit translates to MTEQSAAGGLSRTDRWLFAIETAFNLIAAFSIFGLMLLGVVQVFSRILLWLDQSMTAAWGFELGLGFSIVGYIDVVEQAIALFAFLGIAYCQKMGGHVRMDLALRGLSRRALWISEATAILLSLFVVAVLVYYGIEHFLRAVESEDSTIDIRLPVWPSKLLVPVAFSLLWLRLLVQFVAFLRLVASPEKEPVAVPTIQTIEEIARHEIDESDESRYRQGG, encoded by the coding sequence ATGACAGAACAGAGTGCGGCCGGCGGTCTGTCCCGCACGGACCGGTGGCTCTTTGCGATCGAAACGGCGTTCAACCTGATCGCTGCGTTCTCGATCTTCGGGCTGATGTTGCTCGGCGTGGTGCAGGTGTTCAGCCGCATCCTGCTCTGGCTCGACCAGAGCATGACCGCGGCGTGGGGTTTCGAACTCGGCCTCGGCTTCTCGATCGTCGGCTACATCGACGTCGTCGAGCAGGCCATCGCGCTGTTCGCCTTTCTCGGCATCGCCTACTGCCAGAAGATGGGCGGGCACGTGCGCATGGATCTGGCGCTGCGCGGCCTCTCGCGGCGGGCGCTCTGGATTTCCGAAGCGACGGCGATCCTGCTGTCGCTCTTCGTCGTCGCCGTGCTGGTCTACTACGGAATCGAGCATTTCCTTCGCGCCGTCGAATCCGAGGACTCGACGATCGACATCCGCCTTCCGGTCTGGCCTTCGAAACTGCTTGTCCCGGTCGCCTTCTCGCTGCTCTGGCTCCGCCTGCTCGTGCAGTTCGTGGCCTTCCTGCGGCTGGTCGCCTCCCCGGAGAAGGAGCCGGTGGCCGTGCCGACCATCCAGACCATCGAAGAAATCGCGCGTCACGAAATCGACGAATCGGACGAATCGCGCTACCGGCAGGGGGGCTGA
- a CDS encoding DMT family transporter, producing MSSPPSSPSGAPHGASDTASLGLGVALGLTTALIWSAYMVLVRDGVTGGFAPIDMAAARYWPAGLIMLPVLLRAGLRDLGGVGWGRGLVLTVFAGPPFALFMSFGLSYTPISHAGVIAPASLTLMATLLAVIFIGERLSRLRLAGLVLITAGVVMVAGLSFLATFNADVLMGDLLVIGAPTCWAVFTLLLRVWRIDPVRGTAAVVVIGSVGLIPFHIAFADYDALMRIGWGEIGVQLLGQGVMNGFLATLLFVITVSKIGPARAAVFPSLVPGLTILIGAPVLGEIPTLYQLAGLAAVTAGLVLAVGLVDEWFGWRRRRRAALMPADEQDAAATRPI from the coding sequence ATGTCATCCCCGCCATCCAGCCCGTCCGGCGCGCCCCACGGCGCGAGCGACACCGCCTCGCTCGGCCTCGGCGTCGCGCTCGGCCTGACCACGGCGCTGATCTGGTCGGCCTACATGGTGCTGGTCCGCGACGGCGTCACCGGCGGCTTCGCGCCCATCGACATGGCCGCCGCGCGCTACTGGCCGGCAGGCCTGATCATGCTGCCGGTGCTGCTGCGCGCCGGGCTCCGCGACCTGGGCGGAGTCGGCTGGGGCCGCGGGCTGGTGCTGACGGTCTTCGCCGGCCCGCCCTTCGCGCTGTTCATGAGTTTCGGCCTCAGCTACACGCCCATCTCCCACGCCGGGGTCATCGCGCCGGCCTCGCTGACCCTGATGGCGACGCTGCTGGCGGTGATCTTCATCGGCGAGCGGCTGAGCCGGCTGCGCCTGGCCGGCCTGGTGCTGATCACGGCCGGCGTCGTCATGGTCGCCGGCCTCTCCTTCCTGGCGACCTTCAACGCCGACGTGCTGATGGGCGACCTGCTGGTGATCGGCGCGCCGACCTGCTGGGCCGTCTTCACCCTGCTGCTGCGCGTCTGGCGGATCGACCCGGTACGCGGCACCGCCGCCGTGGTGGTGATCGGCTCGGTCGGCCTGATCCCGTTCCACATCGCCTTCGCCGACTACGACGCGCTGATGCGGATCGGCTGGGGCGAGATCGGCGTGCAGCTGCTGGGACAGGGGGTGATGAACGGCTTCCTGGCGACCCTGCTGTTCGTCATCACGGTCTCGAAGATCGGGCCGGCCAGGGCGGCGGTCTTTCCGTCGCTGGTGCCGGGGCTGACCATCCTGATCGGCGCACCGGTGCTGGGCGAGATCCCGACGCTCTATCAGCTCGCCGGGCTGGCGGCGGTGACCGCGGGACTGGTGCTCGCCGTGGGGCTGGTGGACGAGTGGTTCGGCTGGCGGCGGCGCCGGCGCGCGGCGCTCATGCCGGCCGACGAGCAGGACGCGGCCGCCACGAGACCCATCTGA
- a CDS encoding CaiB/BaiF CoA transferase family protein has translation MKAFEGIRILDATHVFAGPFCTYQMAWLGAEVIRVEAVEPLDFIRYASPDEDQQRAGMADAFLIQNANKASVALDLKSPKGQDAFRRLAKTSDVVIENYRPGTMAKLGLGPGDLMAADPRLVYCSVSGFGQTGPLRDVPAYDHFVQGISGMMALQGDESTGPMRVGWPVIDYVAGLAAAFALSAALYRRQASGEGQYVDVAMLDAALSIMGPAVGPWLTSGRLPAKTGRQAASGSPFSGMFDTADGILVVAANTPKQASSLCRVIGREDLAGNPDVMPWQGRPEISARVQPLLAEAFATRSALEWEALLAPASVPAGKLRHVGEIAAHEQVAARGLIRHVDHVPGLGRGIDVLGPGFLFGDASAQVETPSPPPLKGADTRRYLREAGLDDAGIDAMIAEGTASEPN, from the coding sequence ATGAAGGCCTTCGAGGGAATCCGCATCCTGGACGCGACGCACGTCTTCGCCGGGCCGTTCTGCACGTACCAGATGGCCTGGCTGGGCGCGGAGGTGATCCGGGTCGAGGCGGTCGAGCCGCTGGACTTCATCCGCTACGCCTCGCCCGATGAGGACCAGCAGCGCGCCGGCATGGCCGACGCCTTCCTGATCCAGAACGCCAACAAGGCGTCCGTCGCTCTCGACCTGAAGTCGCCGAAGGGCCAGGACGCCTTCCGCCGGCTGGCGAAGACCAGCGACGTGGTGATCGAGAACTACCGCCCCGGCACGATGGCGAAGCTGGGCCTGGGGCCCGGGGACCTGATGGCAGCGGATCCGCGGCTTGTCTACTGCTCGGTTTCCGGCTTCGGTCAGACGGGGCCGCTGCGCGACGTGCCGGCCTACGACCATTTCGTGCAGGGCATCTCGGGGATGATGGCGCTGCAGGGCGACGAATCGACCGGGCCCATGCGCGTCGGCTGGCCGGTGATCGACTATGTCGCCGGACTGGCGGCGGCCTTCGCGCTGTCGGCGGCGCTCTACCGCCGGCAGGCGAGCGGGGAGGGGCAGTATGTCGATGTGGCCATGCTGGACGCCGCGCTGTCGATCATGGGACCGGCCGTGGGTCCCTGGCTCACCAGCGGCCGCCTGCCGGCGAAGACCGGCCGCCAGGCGGCGTCCGGCAGCCCCTTCTCCGGCATGTTCGACACCGCCGACGGCATTCTGGTGGTGGCGGCGAACACGCCGAAGCAGGCGTCGTCGCTGTGCCGCGTGATCGGGCGCGAGGATCTGGCCGGCAACCCGGACGTCATGCCCTGGCAGGGCCGCCCGGAGATATCGGCGCGCGTCCAGCCGCTGCTGGCGGAGGCCTTCGCCACGCGCTCGGCGCTGGAGTGGGAGGCGCTGCTGGCGCCGGCTTCCGTGCCTGCTGGCAAGCTGCGCCATGTCGGAGAGATCGCGGCGCACGAGCAGGTTGCCGCGCGCGGACTGATTCGCCATGTCGACCACGTGCCCGGACTGGGCCGCGGCATCGATGTGCTGGGGCCCGGCTTCCTGTTCGGCGACGCCTCGGCCCAGGTGGAGACGCCGAGCCCGCCGCCGCTCAAGGGCGCGGACACGCGGCGCTATCTCAGGGAGGCGGGGCTGGACGACGCCGGGATCGACGCCATGATCGCCGAAGGGACTGCATCAGAACCGAATTGA
- a CDS encoding MATE family efflux transporter translates to MNARTARSRAALLEGPIGPTLARLAVPGIAAMAIQSSMSIVEAWYLGRLGTVELAAVALVFPILMLANMLSAGAVGGAVSGATANATGAGDEARAETILRAALLIALCCGLAMAALFYFAGPTFYRLLGGEGDVLAAALAYSDRLMPALVLIWLFNMAAGVMRGAGDMLRPAMLQALVAASHFGLSWLLILRLDLGIAGAAWAMGGAYAAGLAAVALLFAGGGAAVAFRPGPVPRSLVMPLLRIGSLAGFQAVMTIVTALTVTALVGRLGPVWLAGYGIAARLEFLMIPIIFGIGSAMIAMVGANRGAGRMDRAQAVAWRGSGAAALIVGAIGVASALFPVFWASLYTADAAVIEACAAYMRRVAPFYAFFGLGLSLYFAAQAMQTMGVPVIASLSRFAIIAGGGGALLAAGRAEPDAVFICVALGMAAYGVIVAAGLRWVSWRPRPARRPA, encoded by the coding sequence ATGAATGCGAGGACCGCGCGCAGCCGCGCCGCCCTGCTGGAGGGGCCGATCGGGCCGACGCTCGCGCGGCTCGCCGTCCCCGGCATCGCCGCCATGGCGATCCAGTCCTCGATGAGCATCGTCGAGGCCTGGTATCTGGGCCGCCTCGGCACGGTGGAACTCGCCGCGGTCGCACTGGTCTTCCCGATTCTGATGCTGGCCAACATGCTCTCGGCCGGCGCGGTGGGCGGCGCGGTCAGCGGGGCCACGGCCAACGCCACGGGGGCCGGAGACGAGGCGCGTGCGGAGACGATTCTGCGCGCGGCGCTGCTGATCGCGCTGTGCTGCGGCCTCGCCATGGCGGCGCTGTTCTACTTCGCCGGCCCGACCTTCTATCGCCTGCTCGGCGGCGAGGGCGACGTGCTGGCCGCGGCGCTGGCCTATTCGGATCGGCTGATGCCCGCCCTGGTGCTGATCTGGCTGTTCAACATGGCCGCCGGGGTGATGCGCGGGGCCGGCGACATGCTGCGCCCGGCGATGCTGCAGGCGCTGGTCGCGGCAAGCCATTTCGGCCTGAGCTGGCTGCTGATCCTGCGCCTCGACCTCGGCATCGCCGGCGCCGCCTGGGCCATGGGCGGCGCCTATGCCGCCGGGCTCGCGGCGGTGGCGCTGCTGTTCGCAGGCGGCGGCGCAGCCGTCGCCTTCCGCCCCGGCCCGGTCCCGCGATCGCTGGTGATGCCGCTGTTGCGCATCGGGTCGCTGGCCGGGTTCCAGGCGGTGATGACCATCGTCACCGCGCTGACGGTGACCGCCCTGGTGGGCCGCCTCGGACCCGTATGGCTGGCCGGTTACGGCATCGCCGCCAGGCTGGAGTTCCTGATGATCCCGATCATCTTCGGCATCGGCTCGGCGATGATCGCCATGGTCGGCGCCAACCGCGGCGCGGGCCGCATGGACCGGGCACAGGCCGTCGCCTGGCGGGGCTCGGGAGCGGCGGCCCTGATCGTGGGCGCGATCGGTGTGGCCTCGGCGCTGTTCCCGGTCTTCTGGGCGTCGCTCTATACCGCCGATGCGGCGGTGATCGAGGCCTGCGCCGCCTACATGCGCCGCGTCGCGCCATTCTACGCCTTCTTCGGCCTCGGTCTGTCGCTCTACTTCGCCGCCCAGGCGATGCAGACCATGGGTGTGCCGGTGATCGCCTCGCTCAGCCGCTTCGCCATCATCGCCGGCGGCGGCGGCGCGTTGCTGGCGGCCGGACGCGCCGAGCCGGACGCCGTGTTCATCTGCGTCGCCCTCGGCATGGCGGCCTATGGCGTGATCGTGGCCGCCGGCCTCAGATGGGTCTCGTGGCGGCCGCGTCCTGCTCGTCGGCCGGCATGA
- the dctP gene encoding TRAP transporter substrate-binding protein DctP — protein MLHRTLTGLAVAAATTFAFAGAAWSADDMVDGPAVTWNHSLWGKPRAFTMGLEHLSDELARRTGGKFEYNLNYGGLSKPKENLDGIEIGAFEAANFCNFYSPDRTPSAMIFSLPFLPIGDWEVRIKASDAYYQHPAVKKEMAGMNAMIYMAGVLPQYEFLGRGEPPRKLEDWNGKKVRAGGGVADAMSKLGATLMTVPATEVYTLLERGTVDAVSFPYSYAHAAYKVHEVADWFTGNFQPGTADCPTVFNIDAWNALPKQYQDLLMELKWEVYEKQKAAYLAADDVNIPMFQKELTEVRFTEDELAEFRKQIGMPIWQESFVDRYADRLPTQELLDFLLAEAEKARGGS, from the coding sequence ATGCTTCATCGTACCTTGACGGGTCTTGCGGTCGCCGCCGCGACGACCTTCGCCTTCGCGGGCGCGGCCTGGTCGGCCGACGACATGGTCGACGGTCCGGCCGTCACCTGGAACCATTCGCTCTGGGGCAAGCCCCGCGCCTTCACCATGGGTCTCGAACACCTGTCGGACGAACTCGCGCGCCGCACCGGCGGCAAGTTCGAATACAACCTGAACTATGGCGGTCTTTCGAAGCCGAAGGAGAATCTCGACGGCATCGAGATCGGCGCCTTCGAGGCGGCGAACTTCTGCAACTTCTACAGCCCCGACCGCACGCCGTCGGCGATGATCTTCTCGCTGCCCTTCCTGCCGATCGGCGACTGGGAAGTGCGCATCAAGGCCTCGGACGCCTATTATCAGCATCCGGCCGTGAAGAAGGAAATGGCCGGCATGAACGCCATGATCTACATGGCCGGCGTGCTGCCCCAGTACGAGTTCCTCGGCCGCGGCGAGCCGCCCCGGAAGCTGGAGGACTGGAACGGCAAGAAGGTGCGCGCGGGCGGTGGCGTCGCCGACGCGATGTCGAAGCTCGGCGCCACGCTGATGACCGTGCCGGCGACCGAAGTCTACACCCTGCTGGAACGCGGCACCGTGGACGCGGTTTCGTTCCCGTATTCCTACGCCCATGCCGCCTACAAGGTGCATGAGGTCGCCGACTGGTTCACCGGCAATTTCCAGCCCGGCACCGCGGACTGCCCGACGGTCTTCAACATCGACGCCTGGAACGCCCTGCCGAAGCAGTACCAGGATCTGCTTATGGAGCTGAAGTGGGAGGTCTACGAGAAGCAGAAGGCCGCCTACCTCGCCGCCGACGATGTGAACATCCCGATGTTCCAGAAGGAACTGACCGAGGTGCGCTTCACCGAGGACGAGCTGGCCGAGTTCCGCAAGCAGATCGGCATGCCGATCTGGCAGGAAAGCTTCGTGGACCGCTATGCCGACCGTCTGCCGACGCAGGAACTGCTCGACTTCCTGCTGGCGGAAGCCGAGAAGGCGCGCGGCGGCTCCTGA
- a CDS encoding c-type cytochrome, translated as MKKKILTLPVFLLALALGGAAQADGDPASGFKVFKKCGACHKIKPGQPSQVGPNLHGLFGREAGTGDFGRYSEAMKASDVVWTEETLAAWLRDPRGFIPGNKMAFPGLKKEEDVRDLIAFLKRATR; from the coding sequence ATGAAGAAGAAGATTCTGACCCTGCCCGTGTTCCTGCTCGCCCTCGCGCTCGGCGGCGCGGCGCAGGCCGATGGCGACCCGGCGTCCGGCTTCAAGGTCTTCAAGAAGTGCGGCGCCTGTCACAAGATCAAGCCGGGCCAGCCGAGCCAGGTGGGTCCCAACCTGCATGGCCTGTTCGGGCGCGAGGCCGGGACCGGCGACTTCGGACGCTACTCCGAGGCCATGAAGGCGTCCGACGTGGTCTGGACCGAGGAGACGCTCGCCGCCTGGCTGCGCGACCCCCGCGGCTTCATACCCGGCAACAAGATGGCCTTTCCCGGCCTGAAGAAGGAGGAGGACGTCCGCGACCTCATCGCCTTTCTGAAGCGCGCGACCAGGTAA
- a CDS encoding class I SAM-dependent RNA methyltransferase — MEFRVETVGQAGDGVVTADGERVFVAFTAPGDLIELRVEPQTGRGSPRRGRIGRLIEGGPERVEPPCRHFGRCGGCALQHLSEGFLADWKRAAVITALGRRGFEEPPVAPTCRGGPARRRRAVFTVRADRRGAITLGFHERRGRALVDIGECPVAEPEIEALIPALKLAMEGLLRPRGEARLTVNLTDAGADLLIAGDLTESLALHERLADFAAARDLARLSLQRAGDAPTTLVERRRPELRWPPLSVTPPPGAFLQADRRMEARMRELVAEWSADAGRAADLFCGVGTLASALPLRAGDLAADSDAAAVAALKAGIDRAPGVELETAVRNLQRRPFQAGELSGFGLVMLDPPAAGAREQCEQIARSGVARVIYVSCAPATFARDARILADAGFRLAVVEPLDQFFWAPDVELAALLVRD, encoded by the coding sequence ATGGAATTCAGGGTCGAAACCGTCGGCCAGGCCGGCGACGGCGTCGTCACGGCGGATGGCGAGCGCGTCTTCGTGGCCTTCACCGCGCCGGGCGACCTGATCGAACTGCGCGTGGAACCGCAGACGGGCCGCGGGTCGCCGAGGCGCGGCCGCATCGGCCGCCTGATCGAGGGCGGCCCCGAACGCGTGGAGCCGCCCTGCCGGCATTTCGGCCGCTGCGGGGGCTGCGCGCTGCAGCATCTTTCGGAAGGCTTTCTGGCGGACTGGAAGCGCGCCGCCGTGATCACGGCGCTGGGCCGGCGGGGCTTCGAGGAGCCGCCGGTTGCGCCGACATGCCGGGGCGGCCCGGCGCGCCGCCGCCGCGCCGTCTTCACGGTCCGCGCCGACCGCCGCGGCGCCATAACGCTCGGTTTCCACGAACGCCGCGGCCGGGCGCTGGTCGACATCGGCGAATGCCCGGTGGCGGAGCCGGAGATCGAGGCCCTGATCCCGGCGCTGAAGCTGGCGATGGAGGGTCTGCTGAGGCCGCGAGGGGAGGCGCGGCTGACCGTCAACCTGACGGACGCGGGCGCGGACCTGCTGATCGCTGGCGATCTGACCGAAAGCCTGGCGTTGCACGAACGGCTGGCGGATTTTGCCGCCGCCCGCGACCTGGCGCGGCTTTCGCTGCAGCGGGCGGGCGATGCGCCGACGACGCTGGTGGAACGCCGCCGGCCCGAACTGCGCTGGCCGCCGCTGAGCGTCACCCCGCCGCCCGGGGCGTTTCTGCAGGCGGACCGCCGGATGGAAGCGCGCATGCGGGAACTGGTGGCCGAATGGTCTGCGGACGCCGGCCGCGCCGCGGACCTGTTTTGCGGCGTCGGCACCCTGGCCTCGGCGCTGCCGCTCAGGGCCGGGGATCTGGCCGCCGATTCGGATGCGGCCGCCGTGGCGGCGCTGAAGGCGGGTATCGACCGGGCGCCCGGTGTCGAACTCGAAACCGCGGTCCGCAACCTGCAGCGCCGGCCCTTCCAGGCCGGCGAGCTTTCGGGCTTCGGCCTGGTGATGCTGGATCCGCCCGCGGCGGGTGCGCGCGAGCAGTGCGAACAGATCGCCCGGTCGGGCGTGGCGCGGGTGATCTACGTCTCGTGCGCGCCGGCGACCTTCGCCCGCGATGCGCGCATCCTGGCCGACGCCGGCTTCCGGCTGGCCGTCGTCGAGCCGCTGGATCAGTTCTTCTGGGCGCCGGACGTGGAGCTCGCGGCCCTGCTGGTGCGCGACTGA
- a CDS encoding MaoC family dehydratase gives MMNTEPTDPQPGDLAIADYPELAGREFAVSDWVAIDQERVTMFGVATEHRHWLHLDPERALRDGPYGGTLAHGFLVTSLLSHFMDNVRLRPRDAAFGLNYGYDRVRYLAPLVTGPHTRIRDRISIMETEWRPGGRLMVKTANHFEQDGHPDPIAYAEWLILWVPKGGEGQR, from the coding sequence ATGATGAATACCGAACCGACGGATCCGCAGCCGGGCGATCTGGCGATCGCCGACTATCCGGAACTCGCCGGCCGCGAGTTCGCGGTCAGCGACTGGGTCGCCATCGACCAGGAACGCGTGACCATGTTCGGCGTGGCCACCGAGCACCGCCACTGGCTGCATCTGGACCCGGAGCGCGCCCTGCGCGACGGCCCCTATGGCGGCACGCTGGCGCACGGCTTCCTGGTCACCAGCCTGCTCAGCCACTTCATGGACAATGTCCGCTTGCGCCCGCGCGACGCCGCCTTCGGGCTGAACTACGGCTATGACAGGGTGCGCTACCTCGCGCCGCTGGTGACGGGCCCGCATACCCGCATACGCGACCGTATCTCCATCATGGAGACGGAGTGGCGGCCCGGCGGGCGGCTGATGGTCAAGACCGCCAACCATTTCGAGCAGGACGGCCATCCGGACCCCATCGCCTACGCCGAATGGCTGATCCTGTGGGTGCCGAAAGGCGGGGAGGGGCAGCGATGA
- a CDS encoding TRAP transporter large permease gives MVVLAVLIVIGMRVVFATALVGLLGLVAIFYVKPNFDLLRAFEVAGGIAGQTPHSKAVAYPLSVLPMFILIGFLAFYAGITKAVFEAARRWIGWVPGGLAVASVFATAGFAAVSGASTSTAAVFARIAIPEMLKNGYDRRLAAGVVAAGGTLASLIPPSAILVLYAIIVEESVGALLLAGFLPGIFSAIIYALLIVFRAWRNPELGRPIKGFSWSQRFEAIPGTFPILLVMAIIIGGIYFGLATPTEAGALGAFVVFVMAIFRGMKWDSLKDALLETAKLTVMIFSIIWGVLIFVRFLGFAGLPNAFANWIVNLPLDPWMVMILILLAYAVLGMFMDAIGMLLLTLPVVYPAVIKLGPELGFESATEVSIWFGIIVVKMVEICLITPPIGLNCYVVNGVRPDIPLSDIFRGIGPFFIADVLTVAGLVMFPAIITWLPAQM, from the coding sequence ATGGTCGTTCTGGCCGTGCTCATCGTCATCGGCATGCGCGTGGTCTTCGCCACCGCGCTCGTCGGTCTGCTCGGCCTCGTGGCGATCTTCTACGTGAAGCCCAATTTCGATCTGCTGCGCGCCTTCGAGGTCGCCGGCGGCATCGCGGGCCAGACGCCGCATTCGAAGGCGGTGGCCTATCCGCTGAGCGTCCTGCCCATGTTCATCCTGATCGGCTTCCTGGCCTTCTACGCCGGCATCACCAAGGCGGTGTTCGAAGCGGCCCGGCGCTGGATCGGCTGGGTGCCGGGCGGCCTCGCGGTCGCCAGCGTCTTCGCCACCGCCGGCTTCGCCGCCGTCTCCGGCGCCTCGACCTCCACCGCCGCGGTCTTCGCGCGCATCGCCATTCCGGAGATGCTGAAGAACGGCTACGATCGGCGACTCGCCGCCGGCGTGGTCGCCGCGGGCGGCACGCTGGCCTCGCTCATTCCGCCCAGCGCGATTCTGGTGCTTTACGCCATCATCGTCGAGGAATCGGTCGGCGCGCTGCTGCTGGCGGGTTTCCTGCCCGGCATCTTCTCGGCCATCATCTACGCCCTGCTGATCGTCTTCCGCGCCTGGCGCAATCCGGAACTGGGGCGTCCGATCAAGGGCTTCTCCTGGAGCCAGCGCTTCGAGGCGATTCCCGGCACCTTCCCGATCCTTTTGGTCATGGCGATCATCATCGGCGGCATCTATTTCGGTCTGGCGACGCCGACCGAGGCCGGCGCGCTCGGCGCCTTCGTCGTCTTCGTGATGGCGATCTTCCGCGGCATGAAGTGGGACAGCCTGAAGGACGCCCTGCTGGAGACGGCCAAGCTGACGGTGATGATCTTCTCGATCATCTGGGGCGTGCTGATCTTCGTCCGCTTCCTGGGCTTCGCGGGTCTGCCCAACGCCTTCGCCAACTGGATCGTCAACCTGCCGCTCGACCCGTGGATGGTGATGATCCTGATCCTGCTGGCCTACGCCGTGCTCGGCATGTTCATGGACGCCATCGGCATGCTGTTGCTGACCCTGCCGGTGGTCTATCCGGCGGTGATCAAGCTGGGCCCGGAACTGGGCTTCGAGAGCGCCACGGAAGTCTCGATCTGGTTCGGCATCATCGTCGTCAAGATGGTCGAGATCTGTCTGATAACGCCACCGATCGGACTGAACTGCTATGTCGTCAACGGTGTCAGACCGGATATTCCGCTGTCCGACATCTTCCGCGGCATTGGTCCCTTCTTCATCGCTGACGTCCTGACCGTCGCCGGACTGGTGATGTTCCCCGCGATCATCACCTGGCTGCCGGCGCAGATGTGA
- a CDS encoding TlyA family RNA methyltransferase, with amino-acid sequence MNAGRERADRLLVDLGLADSRARARALILDGKVRADGQSVAKPGQLLARAAHVELTEPDHPWVSRGGLKLEAALEHFGIDPAGKVALDLGASTGGFTDVLLARGAARVYAVDVGHGQLHPRLAADPRVISLEGVNARTLDRALIPEPPGLIVCDVSFIGLRTALPAALALAAPGAALVALIKPQFEAGPESVGKGGVVRDEAVRRRTVDAVVDWLEGEAGWRVAGVTDSPVAGSDGNREYLLAAFAPE; translated from the coding sequence GTGAACGCCGGCCGCGAGCGCGCGGACCGGCTGCTGGTCGATCTCGGTCTGGCGGACAGCCGGGCGCGCGCCCGGGCCCTGATCCTGGACGGCAAGGTCCGCGCCGACGGCCAGTCTGTCGCCAAACCGGGGCAGTTGCTGGCGCGGGCGGCGCATGTGGAACTGACGGAACCGGACCATCCCTGGGTCAGCCGGGGCGGTTTGAAGCTCGAAGCGGCGCTGGAGCATTTCGGCATCGATCCGGCCGGGAAGGTGGCGCTCGATCTCGGCGCTTCCACCGGCGGCTTCACCGATGTTCTGCTGGCCCGCGGTGCGGCCCGCGTCTATGCCGTGGACGTGGGTCACGGCCAGCTCCATCCGCGCCTGGCGGCGGATCCTCGGGTGATCTCCCTGGAAGGCGTCAACGCCCGCACGCTCGACCGCGCGCTGATCCCGGAACCGCCGGGGCTCATCGTCTGCGACGTCAGCTTCATCGGTCTCAGGACCGCGTTGCCCGCCGCCCTGGCGCTGGCCGCGCCGGGGGCGGCGCTCGTGGCGCTGATAAAGCCGCAGTTCGAGGCCGGCCCCGAGAGCGTCGGCAAGGGCGGCGTGGTCCGCGACGAGGCGGTCCGGCGGCGGACGGTCGACGCCGTCGTCGACTGGCTGGAGGGGGAAGCGGGCTGGCGGGTCGCGGGCGTGACCGACAGTCCCGTTGCCGGCTCGGACGGCAATCGGGAATATCTGCTCGCAGCATTCGCACCGGAGTAG